In a single window of the Jaculus jaculus isolate mJacJac1 chromosome 9, mJacJac1.mat.Y.cur, whole genome shotgun sequence genome:
- the LOC101611465 gene encoding speckle-type POZ protein isoform X2: MWTINNFSFCREEMGEVIKSSTFSSGANDKLKWCLRVNPKGLDEESKDYLSLYLLLVSCPKSEVRAKFKFSILNAKGEETKAMESQRAYRFVQGKDWGFKKFIRRDFLLDEANGLLPDDKLTLFCEVSVVQDSVNISGQNTMNMVKVPECRLADELGGLWENSRFTDCCLCVAGQEFQAHKAILAARSPVFSAMFEHEMEESKKNRVEINDVEPEVFKEMMCFIYTGKAPNLDKMADDLLAAADKYALERLKVMCEDALCSNLSVENAAEILILADLHSADQLKTQAVDFINYHASDVLETSGWKSMVVSHPHLVAEAYRSLASAQCPFLGPPRKRLKQS, from the exons ATGTGGACCATCAATAACTTTAGCTTTTGCCGGGAGGAAATGGGTGAAGTCATTAAAAGTTCAACTTTTTCATCAGGAGCCAATGATAAACTGAAATG GTGTTTGCGAGTAAACCCAAAAGGGCTAGACGAGGAAAGCAAAGATTACCTGTCACTGTACCTGCTGTTGGTCAGCTGTCCAAAGAGTGAAGTTCGAGCAAAATTCAAATTCTCCATCCTAAATGCTAAGGGAGAAGAAACCAAAGCTATGG AGAGTCAACGAGCTTATAGGTTTGTGCAAGGTAAAGACTGGGGTTTCAAAAAATTCATCCGTAGAGATTTTCTCTTGGACGAGGCCAATGGGCTTCTCCCTGATGACAAGCTCACCCTCTTTTGTGAG GTGAGTGTGGTGCAAGACTCTGTCAATATTTCTGGCCAAAATACCATGAACATGGTGAAGGTTCCGGAGTGCCGACTGGCTGACGAGTTAGGAGGGCTGTGGGAGAATTCCCGGTTCACAGACTGTTGCCTGTGTGTGGCCGGCCAGGAGTTCCAGGCTCACAAGGCTATCTTAGCAG CTAGATCTCCAGTTTTTAGTGCCATGTTTGAACATGAGATGGAAGAGAGTAAAAAG AATCGGGTGGAAATTAATGATGTAGAGCCTGAAGTTTTTAAGGAAATGATGTGCTTCATTTACACGGGGAAGGCGCCCAATCTCGACAAGATGGCCGATGATCTGCTGGCAGCTGCTGACAAG TATGCCCTGGAGCGTCTGAAGGTCATGTGTGAGGATGCCCTCTGCAGTAACCTCTCCGTGGAGAACGCGGCAGAAATTCTCATTCTGGCTGACCTCCACAGTGCAGATCAGTTGAAAACTCAGGCAGTGGATTTCATCAACTA TCACGCTTCAGATGTTCTGGAGACCTCCGGGTGGAAGTCGATGGTGGTGTCACATCCCCACTTGGTGGCTGAAGCATACCGTTCTCTGGCCTCAGCACAGTGCCCTTTCCTCGGGCCCCCACGTAAACGCCTGAAGCAGTCCTAA
- the LOC101611465 gene encoding speckle-type POZ protein isoform X1: MSRVPSPPPPAEMSSGPVAESWCYTQIKVVKFSYMWTINNFSFCREEMGEVIKSSTFSSGANDKLKWCLRVNPKGLDEESKDYLSLYLLLVSCPKSEVRAKFKFSILNAKGEETKAMESQRAYRFVQGKDWGFKKFIRRDFLLDEANGLLPDDKLTLFCEVSVVQDSVNISGQNTMNMVKVPECRLADELGGLWENSRFTDCCLCVAGQEFQAHKAILAARSPVFSAMFEHEMEESKKNRVEINDVEPEVFKEMMCFIYTGKAPNLDKMADDLLAAADKYALERLKVMCEDALCSNLSVENAAEILILADLHSADQLKTQAVDFINYHASDVLETSGWKSMVVSHPHLVAEAYRSLASAQCPFLGPPRKRLKQS; encoded by the exons ATGTCAAGGGTTCCAAGTCCTCCACCTCCGGCAGAAATGTCGAGTGGTCCCGTAGCTGAGAGCTGGTGCTACACACAA ATCAAGGTAGTGAAATTCTCCTACATGTGGACCATCAATAACTTTAGCTTTTGCCGGGAGGAAATGGGTGAAGTCATTAAAAGTTCAACTTTTTCATCAGGAGCCAATGATAAACTGAAATG GTGTTTGCGAGTAAACCCAAAAGGGCTAGACGAGGAAAGCAAAGATTACCTGTCACTGTACCTGCTGTTGGTCAGCTGTCCAAAGAGTGAAGTTCGAGCAAAATTCAAATTCTCCATCCTAAATGCTAAGGGAGAAGAAACCAAAGCTATGG AGAGTCAACGAGCTTATAGGTTTGTGCAAGGTAAAGACTGGGGTTTCAAAAAATTCATCCGTAGAGATTTTCTCTTGGACGAGGCCAATGGGCTTCTCCCTGATGACAAGCTCACCCTCTTTTGTGAG GTGAGTGTGGTGCAAGACTCTGTCAATATTTCTGGCCAAAATACCATGAACATGGTGAAGGTTCCGGAGTGCCGACTGGCTGACGAGTTAGGAGGGCTGTGGGAGAATTCCCGGTTCACAGACTGTTGCCTGTGTGTGGCCGGCCAGGAGTTCCAGGCTCACAAGGCTATCTTAGCAG CTAGATCTCCAGTTTTTAGTGCCATGTTTGAACATGAGATGGAAGAGAGTAAAAAG AATCGGGTGGAAATTAATGATGTAGAGCCTGAAGTTTTTAAGGAAATGATGTGCTTCATTTACACGGGGAAGGCGCCCAATCTCGACAAGATGGCCGATGATCTGCTGGCAGCTGCTGACAAG TATGCCCTGGAGCGTCTGAAGGTCATGTGTGAGGATGCCCTCTGCAGTAACCTCTCCGTGGAGAACGCGGCAGAAATTCTCATTCTGGCTGACCTCCACAGTGCAGATCAGTTGAAAACTCAGGCAGTGGATTTCATCAACTA TCACGCTTCAGATGTTCTGGAGACCTCCGGGTGGAAGTCGATGGTGGTGTCACATCCCCACTTGGTGGCTGAAGCATACCGTTCTCTGGCCTCAGCACAGTGCCCTTTCCTCGGGCCCCCACGTAAACGCCTGAAGCAGTCCTAA